The Cervus canadensis isolate Bull #8, Minnesota chromosome X, ASM1932006v1, whole genome shotgun sequence genome contains the following window.
gtgatgccatccaaccatctcgtcctctgttgtccccttcttctcctgccttcaatctttcccagcatcaggatttttctaatgagtcggctctttgcctcaggtggtcaaagtactggtgcttcagcttcagcttcagtccttctaattaatattcagggttaacctcttttaggattgactgacttgatctcgttcgagtcaaagggactctcaagagtcttctcaaacacaaGAGCTTAAAaacatcattctttggcattcagctttctttatggtccaaatcacacactcatacatgattacttgaaaaatcatagctttagctatatggactttgtcagcaaggtaatgatTCTGCTTCATAATACACTaagttttcattgcttttcttccaaggagtgaacatcttttaattctgtggctgtagtcaccatatgcagtgattttggagcccaagaaaagaacaaaagctgctgtcactgttcccattgtttccccatctatttgctatgaagtggtgggaccagatgccacgatcttagttttttgaaagttgagttttaaaccagctttttcactctcttctttcactttcatcaagaggctctttagttcttctttgctttctgtcataagggtggtgtcatctgaatatcttgggttattgatatttctcccagtaatcttgattccagcttgtgcttcatccagcctggcatttcatgtgaCAGCCAGACATCACATTTCAtgtgagccagacatcctgtaatgctaagtcaagtgggccttatgaaacagcactgtgaacaaagctaggggagttGATGgcattccagatgagctatttcaaaccctaaaagatgatgctgttaaaggaaTTCACTCAAAATGcctatggaaaactcagcagtgactacaagactggaaaagttcagttttcattccaatcctaaaaatAAGCAATGCCAAAACgttttcaaactactgtacaattgcactcatttcacatgctagcaaagtaatgctcaaagttctccaagccagatttgaatagtacatgaacagagaacttccagatgttcaagctgaatacagaaaaggcaggggaaccagagatcaaattggcaacgtCCACTctatcatagaaagagcaagagaattccagaaaaaaaaaaaaaatctattttttgcattggctacactaaagcctttgactgtatggatcacaactaactgtggataattcttaaagagaagagaATACCACACTATAttacctgcctcttcagaaacttgtatgtaagtcaagaagcaacagttagaatcagacatggaacaacgaattGGTtaaaaattggtaaaggagtatttcaaggctgtatattgtcaccctgcttatttaacttatatgcagtggaACAAGATCTCTTACAGCCACTTAGGCCACTGACTGCCTATCACTGCCAAGGCTCCTGCCAACCACAGTTGGTAGCTGTGCCAACTCCATGCTTGGTCCTCACCTTGTGCAGACCCAAGTACTCTAGGGCATCATGGGACCAGATCCCTGTTGGTGGCCCACATGCAGATATGGGATTAAAGCTACTGGTGAGCACAAGGGTAGGGCAAATAAGGAAGGGGAACAAAAATTTTTCCATAGGCGGCACACACCACAGATGATATTCCTTTAATTGGCTTGGTAAACCCTTTATCTATGCAATACCTGAATGGACAATGAGTGTTCCTACAACAGAGACCAGTTTATGGgtgcaaataaaaatgaaagttggCTCAGGTCAGCCCGAGCTGCCAAGAGAGTGCACATAGTGAGTCCAGAGACTTATGTAGAGTTattggaggatcccctggggaggTGGAAGTTGGTGGTGGCTCACAAGGGAGACAAAAACATTGAAAGTTGAGGCCCCAGGAAAAtaatattactaatatttttGCATGCTTTGTTTTGCTCTGtagttgtttttcttatttttattttttaaaaaatgattttaatatttaatgttttcattttttatttttcattgttttgtgtttttccttttgttgtttagGTTTTAATCTTTTTTGATTATGATTTATATATGATTTCTGTgaggttttttctttgtttagtttacattgtcttgttttatttcctggttttttttttttttttttctttttgttaattttttttaaatttcttgattttgtttttgggTTCTTTTAATTATATCTATagttttttgtattatttgtttttgtttctttttgtagtgtgtgtttttctttgtttctgtttctttggttttgttttatcaattttcttgggtattattttactgtttatttgtatttttaattgttgttgCTCTTTGCTTTTGTCTTTGTTATTTCTTCTCGATTTTGTTTCTCTGGTTTTTCTCCACCCTTCATTTTTTATCTATCTTCCCCCCACCAGCCCACTTTGGCAGCACTGTGTGGCTTGCTGGGTCTTGGTCCCCAGCCAAGGGTCAAGCCTTCTGGGGTTGGAAGGCCAAGGACAGGACAAGGGACTGCCAGATAATTCCTGTCCTCAGCAAATACTAATTGGCAAGTGTTCACCAGGAAGGCTCCATCTCCACCAAGACCCAGCTCTAGTCAAATGTCTGCAGGCTCCAATGCTGGACCCTTTACAATAAACAAGTTAGACAGAACACAAAGCTACCCATCAGCATATACACTACCTAAAGTCATTCCAAGATCAGAGACACCTCAAAACATGCCACGTGCAATGGCTCTGCCCATCAGAATGACACAAGCCAACTTAATCCACCAGAGCACAGATAGCAGTCTCTCCCACAAGGAAACCCACACAAGCCACTGGACCAACTTCACTCACTGGGGGCAGATACCAGAAGGAAGACAAAAAATGACCCTGAAACCTGAAGCAATGAGACCTCAAACACAACaaattagacaaaatgaaaagacagtgaaATATGTCGCAGACAAGGCCACAGGGAAAAACCAACaatgtcaaataaatgaagaggaaataagcaatctacttgaaaaagaatttgaagtAATTATAGTAAAGATGATAGAAAATGTCAGAAGTAGAATGGAGGCATGGattgagaaaatacaagaaatgatTAACAAatgacctagaagaactaaagaacaaataaacagtGATGAAAAGCacaataacagaaatgaagactaCACTAGAAAGAAACAGCAGCATTCTCTACTTCAGTGAAGAAGAATGAATTAGTGAGCTAGACGAAATAATTAATGAGCTTccacaaaatggtggaaatatcTGCCTcagagcaaaataaagaaaaataataaaagaaatgaaaagagcatAAGAGACATTTAAGGCAACATTACATGCAGCAGCATTCAAATTATAGTGGCCCcagaagaagaaagcaaacaaaatagtAGGGGAAAAGGCTTCTTCTTCTTGGCCTCTAAattcactgcacatggtgactcccaccatgaaattagaagataattgcttcttggcaggaaaggtatgacaaatctagacagtgtgttaaaaagcaaatcaaGGACATCAATTTTCTAACAAAGTTCCACAGAATCAAGCCTATGCTCTTTCCAATAATCATGAATGATATCAGAGCTGGGCTTCAAAGAAGGCAGAGCTCCAACGAATTGATGtttccaaactgtggtgctggaggactcttgaaagtcccttggacagcaaggagatcaaacaagtcgatcttaaaataaatcaaccctgaatactcattataaggactgatgctgaagttgaagctccaatactttgatcacctgatatgaagagctgactcatttgaaaagaccctggtggtgggaaagattgaaggcaaaagagagtgacaaaggatgagatggttggatggcataaccaattcaaaggatatgaatttgggcaagctccacgagttggtgatggacaggaaagcctgatgcactacagtccatggggtggcaaagagtcagctaCAACTTGATGACtcaagaacaacagcaacagaaagaagaagaagaagaagaagaagaagaagaagaagaagaagaagaagaagaagaagaagaagaagaagaagaggaagaggaagaagaagaggaagaggaagaagaagaagaggaagaagaagaagaagaagaagaagaagaagaggaagaagaagaagaggaagaagaagaagaagaagaggaagaggaagaagaagaagaggaagaagaagaagaagaagaagaagaggaagaggaagaagaggaagaggaagaagaagaagaagaggaagaagaagaagaggaagaagaagaggaagaggaagaagaagaggaagaggaagaagaagaggaagaggaagaagaagaagaggaagaagaagaggaagaggaagaggaagaggaagaagaagaagaagaggaagaggaagaggaagaggaagaagaagaggaagaagaagaggaagaagaagaagaagaggaagaagaagaggaagaggaagaagaagaggaagaggaagaagaagaagaagaagaagaggaagaagaagaggaagaggaagaggaagaagaagaagaagaggaagaggaagaggaagaagaagaagaagaagaagaggaagaggaagaggtagaagaagaggaagaagaagaggaagaagaagaggaagaggaagaggtagaagaagaggaagaagaagaggaagaagaagaagaagaagaagaagaagaagaagaagaagaagaggaagaggaagaagaagaagaagaagaagaagaggaagaagaggaagaagaagaagaagaagaggaagaagaagaagaagaagaagaggaagaagaggaagaggaagaagaggaagaggaagaggaagaagaagaagaagaagaagaggaagaagaagaagaagaagaagaagaagaagaagaagaggaagaggaggaggaggaggaggaggaggaggaggaggaggaggaggaggagaaacaaaagggtctgagaaaatatttggagtttatagttgaaaacttccagAATATAAGCATGGAAATTGCCACTCAAGTCCAGGAAGCCAGaagagtcccatataggataaGCTCAAGGATAAATGCAATAAGACATATATTAATTAAactaacaaaattaaatattcaaaaaaattaaaagcagcaagggaaaggcAACAAATAACACAATGAAATCCATATAAGaatatcagctgatttttcaacagaaacacTGCTCATCAAAAGGGAGTGACagcatatatttaaagtaatgaaaggggaTAACCTATAGTTGATATTACTCTATCTAGCAAGATACTGAATCAGATGtaatgaagaaatttaaaaaaaaaaaaaaaactttacaggCAATTAAAACTAAgcaaattcagcaccaccaactGAGCTTTATAAGAAAAACTAAGACAAATTATCTAGGCAAAAATATAAGAGAAGATAAAAGCTCTACAAAAGCAAACtcaaaacaatcaagaaaatgtccaaaggaacatatatatttatcattattctaaatgcAAATAGATTAAATGTTCAAACCAGAAACACAGACTggcagaatggatacaaaaagaagactcatctatatgctatctacaagagacccacttcagacctagggacatATGCAGACTGAAAGTGATGGAGTGTAAAAAGATGTTCCACCCAAattgaaagcaaaggaaaactggAGTAATCATAATCACTTCACACAacatagaccttaaaataaagacaattacAAGAGACTAGGAAGGagactacataatgatcaaagaatgGATGCAAAAAgatgatataacaattataaatatttatgcacccagaAAATAAGCACCACAATGCAAAAGGCAAATGTTAACAGCTATAAAGGGGTGAAtagacagtaacacaataatagtggggtaTTTTAACCCAGTTTATACCAATGGACAGGTCATACAgacattaaaaaggaaacacaaactttaagtcACACATTAGACCAGATAATGTTAATTAACATTTATAGGACATCCCATCAAAAAGCAGCAGAACACACTATCTTCTCAAatatacatggaacattctccaggatagataacATCTTGGATAACATATCCAGCCTtagtaaattcaagaaaattgaaatcatgtcaAACCTTATTATTGACTACAGTggtatgagactagaaatcaattataggaaaagaactgcaaaaaaaaCCTCATAAATACATGGAGGCTGGCAATATTCTATTAAATAACCATGAAATAACTGAAGAAatctgaaggaaattaaaaattatctagGAACCAATGACTGTAAAAATGCAATGACccaaaatttatgggatgcagcaaaagcagttctaagagggaagtttgtaGCAACACAATCCCAACTCAAGAGAAAAAGCtctcaaacaacctaaccttatgCCAGAAACAACTGTAGAAAGAAGGAAACCccaaggttagtagaaggaatgaaatcataaagatcagagcagaaataaatgaatttttaaaaaagagcaataaaaagttagttctttgagagataaacaaaattgttaaaacttaTAGCAATAaatactcatcaagaaaaaagtgagaagacacaaatcaacaaaattagaaatggaggGTGGCCCTAAGATGGCTGAGagataggacagggagaccactttctcccccacaaatccattgaaagatcatttgaacactgagcaaataccacaaaacaatttctgaatgctggtggaggacaccaagcaaccagaaaggcagcccattgtcttcaaaaggaggtagaacaaaacataaaagataaaaagagagacaaaagagttagggacagagaacTAGCCTGGGGAGGTAGTCCTAAAAGAGGTTTCTAAACACCAGGAGActctctcactggcgggtctgtggggagttttggaatctcagagggcaacataaccgggaggaaaaaataaataaataaaattcacagaTTAAGGGTCCAACTACAACTCctagcagagaagtagcccagacgcccacgtccaccaccagcaagcagaggctgaacagggaggcgcgAGCTGcactgcttagggtaaggactgggcctgaatgccctgagggcaatctgagggagctaaggtGAGTACCAACCTAAACCATGGGAtagccgggggcggggggggggtgaagaaagagagagagaactttcctgtgaaaagctctaacctaaggcactgccgggcctgctcacagaacaaagggctGAGCAAATACCAgcggagagctagctggctgcagactggcccatcccttgccagaggcagggaggcaggtgggcgccagccagagccagaaggaaaggggcaaactcgtccccagagatggcatcccatATCTAACTGCAAGCAAGCTGTCATTCGCTAATCAAGTCTTCTTAGGATCCTGGATAGTTGACATCCATCAGGAGGGTCatagccagagatcagctccccaaaagagacacatggcacacctgagacacagctgtgcacccaggaaactaagcggctgggaccagggaggtaaTAAGATGCACCTCACTTGGGGAGtgtgtgctcaccaagcacctggtcgcctgagttGCTCAGAGCTGGGAAGGTCACAAAACatgggcacaaaatgcaggcccaactgagtctgtgcctttgtggagtacccgagaacctgaacctgagcaaaGTAGatctgggaagtgcacgcaacccagggtcCACCTCAGAGAGTTCCCTGGCAGAGCAACCTGAAGCCTAAGCAGTGTAGACCAAGAAAGCACACACACTGTGAGCGAGGGCAAACCCACTGTGACCcagacactgcaagcactccccacacacgccagtgatatttgtatGCAGTGTTCCTCAGTCCCCACAGCACAATTTAACAAGTAACCCTAAATAAATGATTACCTTTgctcccttgtgtcagggcggaagttagttactgaagagactggcaaagagtggaagccaaaacaaacaaagaatagGGAACAGCTCTGGAAGTGAGAGGTGCAATAGATTCAAACCCTGTAATTaacactgactacattggaagggacccttagaccttgagaagaagtatcaggtggaacaaggaactatctgaaactgaactgactacACACTGCCCTAACAGCtctagagaaattcctagatatactttactattatcattttttaatttatttttaattttttaaattaagttctttattaatcctttaattttcatttttaaaacctattattacCTTGGGAAAAaataccctatttttaaagcaaatttcatttttttatataacttttgtgattttgttctgttatttttaatatagtatttttcagagtctaatctctactcttgATTTTTAgtatttgctttttggtatttgctaTCAATTTTGCACCTTTAAAAATCCAATcatcagtacccatttttacataggagtgtgattactgtcTTTATTGCTCTCTCCACTtatgactctcctttttctcccccaggacACCTCTATCTCctacctcctcctcttctctactccactctgtgaatctctttgggtgtttaGGGCTGTGGAGAAAGCTTAGGGAACTGATCacaggctagattggtctctctccttttgactccccttcctctccacctggtcacctctatcaccttcctcccttttctcttcaaTCTGGAACTCCGTGAACCTCTttgagtgttccagactgtggagagcaaataagaaaatgattactggctagactgctctctccccttttggtttctcttcatctcctcctggtcacctctatccccctcttccctcttctcttcatgtaactctgtgaacttctctgggtgtccctcactgtggagaatcttttcaccattaacctagttGTTTtgtcatcagtgctgtatggatggagaagtcttgaggctaatACACGAATAAAACTGAAAGTTAGATGCAGGAGGCCTAAAATCAAAAATTTGAGATCACCAGAAATCTCCTGACTCAAGGGACCATTAATCAACAAAATCTCAtcaaaaagcctccatacctacattgAAACTAAGCTTCAACCAAGAgctaagtttcagagcaagacataccaagctaattcttcaaaaatacaggaacataaccctgagcacaaaaatacaggtggtgaaaagtcacaccaaacccatagacaactcaaaactcactactggacacttcattgcactccagagagaagagatccagctccacacaccagaacaccgacgcaagcttccctaaccaggaaaccttaacatatcactcgtccaaccccacccacagggatgAACCTGCACAaaaaaagaggaaccacaaactttcagcattcagaaaggccaccccaaacacagtaatctaaacaagatgaaaaggtatAGAAatgttcagcaggtaaaggagcaggataaaagcccaccaaaccaaacaaaagaggaggagatagggagtctacctgaaaaagaattcagaataatgatagtaaaaatgatccaaaatcttgaaaacaaaatagagttatagataaatagtctgaaaaaaaaaggattgagaagatgcaagaagtgtttaacaaggacctcgaaaaaggactggaagaagcacaagctggaatcaagattgccgggagaaatatcaataacctcagatatgcagatgacaccacccttatgacagaaagagaagaggaaataaaaagcctcttgatgaaagtgaaagaggagagtgaaaaagttgacttaaatcttaacattcagaaaactaagatcatggcatctggttccatcacctcatgggaaatagatggggggacagtggaaacagtgtcagattttatttttgggggctccaaaatcactgcagatgatgactgcagtcatgaaattaaaagatgcttactcctcggaaggaaagctatgaccaacctagatagcatattaaaaagcagagacattactttgccaacaaaggtccgtgtgatcaaggctatggtttttccagtggccatgtatggatgtgtgagttggactgtgaagaaagctgagcgctgaaaaattgatgcttttgaactgtggtgttggagtcccttggactgcaaggagatccaaccagtccatcctgaaggagataagtcctcagtgttcattggaagcactgatgctgaagctgaaactttaatactttggccacctcatgcgaagagttgactggttggaaaagaccctgatgctgggagggattgggggcaggaggagaaggggatgacagaggatgagatgactggatggcatccccgactctatgggcatgagtttgagtggactccgggaatttgtgatggacagggaggcctggcgtgctgtgattcatggcgtcgcaaagagtcagacatgactgagtgactgaactgactgagaagaaataaaaaaagagtcgatcaataatgaataatgcaatcaCTTAGATCAAAAGCAccctggagggaaccaacagtagaataactgaggcagaagataggataagtgagttggaagataaaatggtggaaataaatgaagcagagaggataaaagaattaaaagaaatgaggataacCTCAGAGACATCTGGGAGAATGTCAAATGCCCTAATATTCAAAATTAGAAGtctcagaagaaaaaacaaaaagaaagaccatgagaaaattattgagaagataatagttgaaaacttccctgacATGGGGAAgtaaatagccacccaagtccaagaaaaccAGATTCCCAAAAAGGATAaatccaaggcaaaacaccctaagacacatattaatcaaattaacaaagatcaaacacaaagaacaagtattaaaagcagcaagggaaaaacaacaaataacacacaaagggattcacATAgtgataacagctgatctttcaaaagAATATCTTCAAGCccaaagggaatggcaggacatacttaaagtgatgaaagagaaaaacctacaacccagattactgtacccagctaggatctcattcaaatatgaaggagaattcaaaagctttacagacaagcagaagCTCAGAGAATTCGGCACTGCCataccagctctccaacaaatgccaAACGATCTTCTCTAGAcgggaaacacagaaaaggattataaacatgaacccaaaacaagaaACTAAATGGTAACAAGATCATACtaatcaataattaccttaaatgtaattgggttgaatgccccaaccaaaagacaaagactggataaaaggataaaaaaataagacccctatataccgctgtctacaagagacccacctcaaaactaGGGACTCACAcatactgaaagtgaagggctagaaaaagatatttcacacaagtggagaccaaaagaaagaaggagtaacaatactcatatcagataaaatagactttcaaataaagactgtaaaaagagacaaaggaggacactacataatgatcaaagtatcaatccaagaagaagacataacaattataaatatatatgcacccaacacaggagtaCCACAATATATAAGGctaatgctaacaagtatgaaaggggaaattaacagtaacacagtaaaagtgggagactttaataccccatcacagctatggatagatcaactaaacagaaaattagcaaggaaacacaaactttaaatgatgcaatGGGCCAGTTAGACcgaattgatatctataggaaatTTCATCACAAAATAATGAATTCCACCTTTTTCTAAAGTGCACATGGAGCCTtcttccaggatagatcacatccagccataaatctagccttggtaaattcaaaaaaattgaaataatctcAAGCaacttttctgatcacaatgcagtaagattagatgtcaactacaggaaaaaaactatgcAAAATGCAAACTATGAAAGCTGAACAGCACACTTCTAAAACagccaacaaatcatagaagaaatcaaaaaagaaatcaaaatatctatagaactgaaagaaaatgaaaacacaacaacccaaaacctatgggacatgtaaaagcagtgctaaggggaaggctcatagcaatacaagtctacctcaagaaacaggagataaatcaaataaataacccaacTCTACACGTAaggcaactagaaaaggaagaaatgaagaacctcagggttagtagaaggaaagaaatcacaaaaattagggcagaaataaatgcaaaagaaacaagagaccatagcaaaaatcaacaaaggtaaaagccagttctttgagaaggtaaataaaatagacaaaccattagccagactcatcaagaaacaaagggagaagaatcaaatcaacaaaattcgaaatgaaaatggagaaatcacaacagacaacacagaaatacaaaggatcataagagactactatcagcaactacatgccaataaaatggacaacttggaataaatggaaaaattcttagaaaagtataactttccaaaactgaaccaggaatatgtagaagatcttaacagacccatcacaagcacagaaataaaaaccataaaCTGAAATCTtctaacaaacaaaagcccaggaccagatggcttcacagctgaattctaccaaaaatttagagaagagttaacacctgtcctactcaaactcttccagaaaatttcagaggaaggtaaacttccaaactcattctatgaggctaccatcaccctaataccaaaaccaaaaatgccacaaaacaagaaaaatacaggccaatattactgatgaacacaaatgcaaaaatccctaaaaaaatttagcaaacagaatccaacaacatattaaaaagaccatATATCATTaccaagtgagctttatcccagaaatgcaaggattcttcaatatttgcaaatcaatcagtgtgatatgtcacattaatgaattaaaagataaaaaccatatgattatctcaatagatgtagagaaagcctttgacaaaattcaacacccatttatgattaaaaaagaaaaagaaaaaaaaaaaaaacccagaaagcaaGCATCGAAGGAAGAAATCTCAACATAATacaagccatatatgataaacacacagcaaacattatcctcaatggtgaaatgttgaaagcatttcccctaaagtctggaacaggacaagggtgcccaccctcatcactactgttcaacatagttttggaagttttggccatagcaatcagagcagaaaaaataaataaataaaaggattccagattgaaaaagaagaagtaaaacactcactgtttgcagaagacAAGATCCTCTTCATAGAAAACCCTacagactctaccagaaaattactatagctaataaatgaatactgtaaagttgcaagatataaagttaaacacagaaatcccttgtattcctatacactagcaatgagaaaacagaaaaaaaaaattaaggaaacaatttcattctccattgcatcaaaaagaac
Protein-coding sequences here:
- the LOC122435291 gene encoding cilia- and flagella-associated protein 251-like, which codes for EEEEEEEEEEEEEEEEEEEEEEEEEEEEEEEEEEEEEEEEEEEEEEEEEEEEEEEEEEEEEEEEEEEEEEEEEEEEEEEEEEEEEEEEEEEEEVEEEEEEEEEEEEEEEVEEEEEEEEEEEEEEEEEEEEEEEEEEEEEEEEEEEEEEEEEEEEEEEEEEEEEEEEEEEEEEEEEEEEEEEEEEEEEEEEEEEEEEEEEEEEEEEEEEEEEK